One Desulfitibacter alkalitolerans DSM 16504 genomic window carries:
- a CDS encoding Lon protease family protein: MRRFRVGIDDLRKVCKPASLGFKTTKDVKTLEGIIGQERAVKAMNFGLRVNNKGYNIYMAGINGTGKTSYAKSLAYNVASKGQVPNDICYVFNFKEIDRPIIIEIPPGTGEKLAANMDELVETVKKGISKAFTGEEFDTQRRLIRDKYQKDTSELLQELDKIGKEKGFVVRQTSKGLVSVPLVDGKPVDQMEEELITEEITKEIQEKIPEMQKLLDEVTRKIKVLEKEASMELVSIEKKIAMAVIKPEIDMVREKYKDYLKIQVYLDNVEKDMADHLNVFKIKEEDQSLNPLLPLQMESHLSRYKVNLFVNNANQEGAPVVCETNPNYYNLFGKVEGKANIGGISTDFSMIKCGSIHKANGGYLIIHAKELLKDPFAWDALKRTLKNQESVIENIGEQFKIFPTATIKPEAVPINVKVILIGSSYIQQLLYNYDEDFSKLFKIIAQFDTSMERNKDNILMFSQFVSSVCQLEKLKEFDKTAVARIIEFSSRLAGHQKRLSTRFNEIVEIVYEASAWAEIEQSQVVSSTHVERAIEEKINRANLLEEKIQENIIEGQILIETEGEVVGQINGLSVYNLGDYSFGKPSKITARVFKGKKGLINIEREAKMSGKIHDKGVLILSGYIGGRYARKSPLSISASICFEQSYGGVDGDSASCAELVVLLSALTDIPVRQDLAITGAMNQRGQVQPIGGVNQKIEGFYELCKERGLTKTQGVIIPKQNIVNLMLSKELVKDCKAGKFHIYSFSHVDEAIELLTGFSPEEFFERVQTKLEEFAGDQDID, translated from the coding sequence ATGAGGAGATTTAGAGTTGGTATAGACGATTTAAGAAAGGTTTGTAAACCGGCTTCATTAGGCTTTAAAACCACAAAGGATGTAAAAACATTGGAAGGTATTATAGGTCAGGAAAGGGCAGTAAAGGCAATGAATTTTGGCCTGAGAGTAAACAATAAAGGATACAACATATACATGGCTGGAATAAACGGAACTGGAAAAACCAGCTATGCCAAGTCGCTGGCCTACAATGTAGCTTCTAAGGGGCAGGTGCCAAATGACATATGTTATGTATTTAACTTTAAGGAAATAGACAGGCCCATAATCATTGAAATTCCCCCTGGAACAGGAGAAAAGCTTGCTGCAAATATGGATGAATTAGTTGAAACTGTTAAAAAGGGGATTTCAAAGGCATTTACCGGCGAGGAATTCGATACCCAAAGAAGACTAATCAGAGATAAATATCAAAAGGATACCAGTGAATTATTACAGGAGTTGGATAAAATAGGCAAGGAAAAGGGCTTTGTTGTACGTCAAACATCCAAGGGTCTAGTTAGTGTTCCATTGGTGGATGGTAAGCCTGTAGACCAGATGGAAGAAGAATTAATAACTGAGGAAATTACAAAGGAAATTCAAGAAAAAATTCCAGAAATGCAAAAGCTCCTGGACGAAGTAACAAGAAAAATAAAGGTATTAGAGAAGGAAGCTTCTATGGAGCTTGTCTCCATAGAAAAAAAGATTGCCATGGCAGTAATTAAGCCCGAAATAGATATGGTGAGAGAAAAGTATAAGGATTATCTGAAGATACAAGTTTATTTAGACAATGTTGAAAAGGATATGGCAGATCACTTAAATGTCTTTAAGATAAAAGAGGAGGATCAATCACTAAATCCCTTATTACCCCTGCAGATGGAAAGCCATTTGAGCAGATATAAGGTTAATCTATTTGTAAATAATGCTAACCAGGAAGGGGCACCTGTAGTATGTGAAACCAATCCCAACTATTACAATCTATTTGGGAAGGTTGAAGGCAAGGCTAACATAGGCGGAATAAGCACAGACTTTTCCATGATAAAGTGTGGTTCTATACATAAAGCTAATGGAGGTTATCTTATAATACATGCCAAGGAGCTTCTAAAAGATCCCTTTGCCTGGGACGCCTTAAAGAGAACCCTGAAAAATCAGGAATCAGTAATTGAAAACATTGGAGAGCAATTCAAAATATTTCCAACTGCCACCATCAAGCCGGAAGCAGTACCTATTAATGTAAAAGTTATTCTCATTGGAAGCTCGTACATTCAGCAGCTGCTGTACAACTATGATGAGGATTTTAGCAAGCTCTTTAAAATTATTGCCCAATTTGATACTTCCATGGAAAGAAATAAGGATAATATACTCATGTTCTCCCAGTTCGTGAGTTCAGTATGCCAACTGGAGAAACTTAAGGAGTTTGACAAAACAGCCGTTGCCAGGATCATTGAGTTCAGCTCGAGATTAGCAGGCCACCAGAAAAGGCTTTCAACAAGATTTAATGAAATTGTTGAAATTGTCTATGAGGCAAGTGCATGGGCTGAAATAGAACAGAGCCAGGTTGTAAGCTCAACCCATGTGGAAAGGGCAATAGAGGAAAAAATTAATAGGGCAAACCTGCTTGAGGAAAAAATTCAGGAAAACATAATTGAAGGACAAATTCTTATTGAAACAGAAGGTGAGGTTGTTGGTCAGATAAACGGCCTTTCTGTATATAATCTAGGGGATTATTCCTTTGGAAAACCTTCAAAAATTACAGCCAGGGTATTTAAAGGAAAGAAGGGTCTTATAAATATTGAACGTGAAGCGAAAATGAGCGGAAAGATTCATGATAAGGGCGTTCTTATTCTCTCAGGATATATAGGTGGCAGGTATGCAAGAAAATCACCCCTGAGTATTAGTGCAAGCATTTGTTTTGAACAAAGCTATGGTGGTGTTGATGGGGATAGTGCTTCCTGTGCTGAGTTGGTTGTGCTTCTCTCAGCTCTTACTGATATTCCAGTTAGACAGGATCTGGCTATAACCGGAGCAATGAATCAAAGAGGCCAGGTTCAGCCAATTGGTGGTGTAAATCAAAAGATAGAGGGCTTCTATGAGCTGTGTAAAGAACGAGGTCTTACTAAAACCCAGGGAGTAATAATTCCAAAGCAAAATATCGTTAATCTAATGCTGAGTAAAGAGCTTGTAAAGGACTGTAAGGCAGGCAAATTTCACATCTACTCTTTTTCCCATGTAGATGAAGCCATAGAACTCTTAACCGGATTTTCTCCAGAAGAATTTTTTGAAAGGGTGCAAACAAAACTTGAGGAATTTGCCGGGGACCAGGATATTGATTAA
- a CDS encoding amidohydrolase: MIEYMKEGDILLALTNGRIITVTGPVYEKGTIVADGDKISRVGLTTDVQIPSGSRVLDLAGKTVVPGFIESHCHVGIMEEVYRIEGDDLNETSNPVTPTLRAIDAVYPGDLAFKDALEAGVTTIHTLPGSANVIGGITLIMKTHGLVIDNMAVNPCAGLKVAFGENPKRIYGDQSKMPKTRMATAAMLREQMVKAMSYRDKNQKAKCDPDKKPERDLAMEALGMVLDGTIPLRAHAHRTDDIMTAIRIAEEFKVKIIIEHGTEAHLIADEIADRSIPVVTGPSFTSRAKVELGQRTFETPGILSRRGVKVAIMTDHPVIPINYLPLCAALAVKAGMDYDEALKAITINAAEILGISNRVGSIEEGKDADLVIMDGDPLEIKTKVLEVFINGNSVYQNN; the protein is encoded by the coding sequence ATGATAGAATATATGAAAGAAGGTGATATTTTGCTGGCATTGACAAATGGACGTATCATTACAGTTACAGGCCCTGTATATGAAAAAGGGACAATAGTAGCTGACGGTGATAAAATAAGCAGGGTGGGTTTGACCACTGACGTTCAAATACCATCAGGAAGCAGGGTTCTGGACCTTGCTGGAAAAACAGTTGTCCCCGGCTTCATTGAAAGCCACTGCCATGTAGGCATAATGGAAGAGGTGTATAGAATAGAGGGTGATGACTTAAATGAGACATCCAATCCAGTTACCCCTACTTTAAGGGCAATAGATGCAGTTTATCCCGGAGACCTGGCCTTTAAGGATGCCCTTGAGGCCGGAGTTACTACCATACACACCCTGCCTGGGAGTGCCAATGTAATTGGCGGCATCACACTTATAATGAAGACTCACGGACTGGTTATTGACAACATGGCAGTAAACCCCTGTGCCGGTCTTAAGGTGGCATTTGGTGAAAACCCAAAGCGGATATATGGAGACCAATCAAAAATGCCAAAAACACGAATGGCTACTGCAGCCATGCTGAGAGAACAAATGGTTAAAGCAATGAGCTACAGGGATAAAAACCAAAAGGCCAAATGTGATCCAGACAAGAAGCCTGAGAGGGACCTGGCCATGGAGGCGCTAGGCATGGTTCTAGATGGTACAATTCCCTTGAGAGCCCATGCCCATAGAACAGATGATATTATGACTGCAATTCGTATTGCAGAGGAATTTAAAGTTAAAATTATTATTGAGCATGGTACTGAGGCCCATTTAATAGCAGATGAGATTGCCGACAGAAGCATTCCTGTAGTTACCGGACCCAGCTTTACATCAAGAGCCAAGGTGGAGCTTGGACAAAGGACCTTTGAGACCCCCGGCATTTTATCCAGAAGGGGAGTCAAGGTAGCAATCATGACAGATCATCCTGTTATTCCCATTAATTATCTGCCACTTTGTGCTGCCCTGGCTGTTAAGGCAGGCATGGATTATGATGAGGCGTTAAAAGCCATAACAATAAATGCCGCGGAAATTCTTGGCATATCCAACAGGGTTGGGAGCATAGAGGAGGGCAAGGATGCGGACCTGGTTATTATGGACGGTGACCCACTAGAAATAAAAACAAAAGTCCTTGAAGTATTTATTAATGGTAACTCAGTGTACCAAAACAACTAG
- the alr gene encoding alanine racemase, producing the protein MRPAKAEINLNNLAHNVRELRKLSNSRHFMAVVKADGYGHGAVQVAGTALESGADNLGVAAIQEGIELREAGVKAPILIFGWTPHEYGDVLVRYDLTQTVFSMEQAEQLSKVSKRIGEKINIHLKIDTGMNRLGFQATEKSADEIKKIFAAGGLRVLGAFTHFAEADNRFSDFTSIQFNLFKAFISELESQGLEFPVKHCANSAAIIDYPDTHLDMVRAGISIYGLYPDLIMKDRIVLKPVMRFLARIAHIKDISKGETVSYGRTFKAQENKRIATIPIGYADGYNRLLSNKGKVIINNSFAPVVGRVCMDQFMVDITHVPQSIRPGDEVILFGADDKGLEVSVDEIAQITGTINYEIVCMVSKRVPRIYKT; encoded by the coding sequence TTGCGACCAGCAAAAGCTGAAATAAATCTTAATAATCTTGCTCACAACGTTAGGGAATTAAGAAAACTGTCAAATTCAAGGCACTTCATGGCTGTTGTAAAGGCTGATGGTTATGGACATGGAGCTGTACAGGTTGCTGGAACAGCCCTGGAAAGCGGTGCTGATAATTTGGGAGTTGCTGCAATACAAGAAGGTATAGAGCTTAGAGAGGCTGGAGTAAAGGCCCCCATACTGATCTTTGGATGGACTCCCCATGAGTATGGAGATGTCCTTGTAAGATACGATCTTACCCAGACAGTGTTTTCCATGGAACAGGCTGAGCAGCTTTCCAAGGTCTCAAAACGTATTGGAGAAAAAATAAATATCCACTTGAAGATAGATACAGGTATGAACAGGCTTGGATTTCAAGCCACTGAAAAGTCAGCTGACGAGATAAAAAAGATTTTTGCCGCAGGGGGCTTAAGAGTACTGGGAGCCTTTACTCATTTTGCTGAGGCAGACAACAGATTCTCAGACTTTACTTCAATCCAGTTTAATCTATTTAAAGCCTTTATTTCAGAGCTAGAAAGTCAAGGTTTGGAATTTCCTGTTAAGCATTGTGCCAATAGTGCTGCCATTATTGATTATCCTGATACACATCTGGATATGGTCAGGGCGGGAATAAGTATATACGGGCTGTATCCTGATTTAATCATGAAGGATAGGATAGTGCTAAAGCCTGTCATGAGATTCCTGGCCAGGATTGCTCATATAAAGGATATTAGCAAGGGTGAAACGGTAAGTTATGGCAGAACTTTTAAAGCACAAGAAAATAAGAGGATAGCAACTATTCCCATTGGCTATGCCGATGGATATAATCGCTTGTTATCGAATAAAGGTAAGGTTATAATAAATAATAGTTTTGCTCCAGTTGTGGGAAGAGTCTGCATGGATCAATTCATGGTAGATATAACCCATGTTCCGCAAAGTATACGGCCAGGTGATGAAGTCATTCTTTTTGGAGCAGATGATAAAGGGCTAGAGGTTAGTGTAGATGAAATTGCCCAAATTACGGGAACCATAAACTATGAGATAGTCTGCATGGTCAGTAAAAGGGTACCAAGGATATATAAGACATAG
- a CDS encoding gamma-glutamyl-gamma-aminobutyrate hydrolase family protein, with protein MAAPKIGITCGEDVKEGKVFLTNYYLRCVQRAGGIPWLIPSIEKNISDYLSNLDGIILSGGVDVDPLYFGEEPIIGMGEITPGRDNFEIKLTQAAIILDVPILAICRGVQVLNIALGGNIYQDILSQVPGVYKHTQYAPKWYPTHTIHIIRDSILEGIFKSETARVNSFHHQAVSSLADGIVSIASTSDGIVEAITMPNKKFVLGVQWHPECMADRFQDQQQIFNEFVKASTR; from the coding sequence ATGGCTGCACCAAAAATTGGGATTACCTGTGGTGAAGATGTCAAAGAGGGCAAGGTTTTTTTAACAAATTACTATTTAAGATGTGTACAACGGGCGGGGGGCATCCCCTGGTTAATTCCATCAATAGAAAAGAATATAAGTGACTATTTGTCTAACCTGGACGGGATAATATTATCAGGAGGAGTTGATGTTGACCCATTATATTTTGGTGAAGAACCAATAATTGGAATGGGTGAAATAACGCCAGGGAGAGATAACTTTGAAATTAAACTGACACAAGCAGCAATCATCTTAGACGTGCCAATTCTAGCAATTTGCAGGGGTGTTCAGGTATTAAATATTGCCCTGGGAGGTAATATATATCAAGATATATTATCCCAGGTGCCAGGTGTATATAAACATACACAATATGCTCCCAAATGGTACCCAACCCATACTATACATATAATTCGAGACTCAATTCTAGAAGGCATATTTAAATCAGAGACAGCTAGGGTTAACTCATTTCATCACCAGGCTGTAAGCAGCCTGGCAGATGGCATAGTATCCATTGCCAGTACTTCAGATGGGATTGTTGAGGCCATTACAATGCCAAATAAAAAGTTTGTGTTAGGTGTACAGTGGCACCCTGAATGTATGGCAGACAGATTTCAGGATCAGCAGCAGATATTTAATGAATTTGTTAAAGCCTCCACTAGATAA
- a CDS encoding histidine kinase: MSKTLIFLCVIIFSLLEGLFLLAAPLEVALKAFLLIPANVTFFWLILKLYTKPSKSQDENRQATNTSLFIAHETLPYLRHGLDENTAQNTAEIIKKISQLPAVAITDKEKILAFLGVGCERHRPGDPIVTSATKEVLKTGKYKVIETSEGFNCPVKDCSCPLGAAIIVPLKVKGKVIGTLKLYDTRPGPLPDQSVRLALGIGQLLSMQTELAELDRQSQLLTKARLDALHAQINPHFFFNTINTIVLYSRTNPEKARQLLIHLADFFRQTLRRRGHYITLGEELECIHTYLTLEKARFEDSLKIVQDIDDCLLDTKIPFLSLQPIVENAVKHGITPKVGGGTLKISASMVEDTLVMMVSDDGVGIPEEKIHLVLQPGYGSGNGVGLSNVHERLISLYGPSYGLRICSSSDQGTTVQLRIPIKASISDENSPNTSNVYINEITLQSQ; this comes from the coding sequence ATGTCCAAAACCTTAATCTTTTTATGTGTTATAATTTTTTCCCTGTTAGAAGGGCTGTTTCTCCTAGCAGCTCCCCTGGAGGTAGCTTTGAAGGCATTTCTTTTGATTCCTGCTAACGTTACTTTCTTCTGGTTAATACTAAAGTTATACACAAAGCCGTCAAAAAGTCAAGATGAAAACAGGCAGGCCACAAATACAAGCCTTTTTATCGCCCACGAGACACTCCCCTACTTACGGCATGGTTTAGACGAAAACACCGCCCAAAATACGGCTGAAATTATAAAAAAGATCAGCCAGCTGCCGGCTGTTGCTATAACTGACAAGGAAAAAATCCTGGCTTTTCTGGGTGTAGGATGCGAAAGGCACCGTCCTGGAGATCCCATAGTTACATCAGCTACCAAAGAGGTTTTAAAAACCGGGAAATATAAGGTTATTGAAACCTCGGAAGGATTTAACTGTCCCGTTAAGGACTGCAGCTGTCCCCTGGGTGCAGCCATAATAGTGCCCCTTAAGGTTAAGGGCAAGGTCATAGGGACACTAAAGCTATATGATACTCGTCCAGGCCCCCTTCCCGATCAATCAGTTAGACTTGCCTTGGGCATCGGACAGTTATTAAGTATGCAAACTGAATTAGCTGAGCTTGACAGACAGTCTCAGCTTCTAACTAAAGCCAGACTTGATGCTTTACATGCACAAATTAATCCACACTTCTTTTTCAATACAATTAATACCATTGTCCTTTACAGTCGAACCAATCCTGAAAAGGCTAGGCAGCTTCTAATCCATCTGGCTGACTTTTTCAGGCAAACTCTCAGAAGACGAGGACACTATATAACCCTTGGGGAAGAACTAGAGTGCATTCACACTTATTTAACACTGGAAAAAGCTCGCTTTGAGGATTCACTAAAAATCGTCCAGGATATTGACGATTGCCTGCTTGATACAAAAATACCCTTTCTCAGCCTTCAGCCCATTGTGGAAAATGCTGTAAAGCATGGGATAACCCCCAAGGTGGGTGGAGGAACCTTAAAGATTTCCGCCAGTATGGTGGAAGATACTCTAGTAATGATGGTATCTGATGACGGTGTTGGCATTCCCGAAGAAAAAATTCACCTGGTTCTTCAGCCAGGTTATGGGTCTGGAAATGGGGTAGGCTTAAGTAATGTACACGAAAGACTAATTAGTCTTTATGGACCAAGCTATGGGTTGAGAATTTGTTCAAGTTCCGATCAAGGAACCACAGTTCAGCTTAGAATTCCTATCAAGGCTTCAATATCTGACGAGAATAGCCCTAACACATCAAATGTATATATTAATGAGATCACCCTACAGTCTCAATAG
- a CDS encoding bifunctional ADP-dependent NAD(P)H-hydrate dehydratase/NAD(P)H-hydrate epimerase, giving the protein MKLVTSTEMINIDSTAISKYAIPGIVLMENAGLAVVKKIAQIFGHDLGRKRIMIFCGKGNNGGDGMVIARHLINKGVEVKVYLLCSPAEIKGDAAANLTILQSMGAKIYPIINDKDLHRVEISMMYADLIVDAIFGTGLKGEPRGIAAKLIKLINESRRLTLSADVPSGLEADTGKVHGECINANHTITFGLAKIGIFIEPGCRYSGEIEVADISLPRQLLNSHTLNRELITKEWVKSKLSKRDHNTHKGTYGHVLVLGGSPGMTGAVYLAATGALRAGAGLVTAAVPRSLNPILEQKLTEVMTRPLPESEKGLLGRDSLEPILDVAEKADTIVIGPGMGVSAEGETLLKELLPQLKIPVILDADGLNLFNKIIRDKKEFFKQVQTGMIFTPHPGEMARLCKLDSQEVQKDRLSIAEGYAKEWGVTLVLKGSKTIIASPRGRTYLNINGNPGMATGGSGDVLAGIIGALLAQKLDIEAAASVGVFLHGYAGDRAAEQLGEYSLTAMDIIDYLPCVLRELTEGE; this is encoded by the coding sequence GTGAAACTTGTTACTTCTACTGAGATGATAAATATAGATAGTACTGCAATAAGTAAATATGCTATACCTGGAATTGTATTGATGGAAAATGCAGGTTTGGCCGTGGTAAAGAAGATAGCTCAGATTTTTGGACATGACCTAGGCAGAAAGAGAATCATGATTTTTTGCGGTAAGGGCAATAATGGTGGAGACGGAATGGTCATTGCCAGACATCTTATCAATAAGGGTGTGGAAGTAAAGGTCTATTTATTGTGCAGTCCAGCAGAGATTAAAGGTGATGCAGCAGCAAATCTCACAATCCTACAATCCATGGGAGCCAAGATATATCCAATTATCAATGATAAAGATCTGCATAGGGTAGAAATATCCATGATGTATGCCGATTTAATTGTAGATGCTATTTTTGGTACTGGACTTAAGGGCGAACCCAGGGGCATAGCTGCAAAGCTTATCAAGCTCATAAACGAATCCAGGAGATTAACACTAAGTGCAGATGTGCCGTCTGGCCTGGAAGCTGATACTGGAAAGGTACATGGTGAGTGTATTAATGCCAATCATACCATTACCTTTGGTTTGGCCAAGATTGGTATATTTATTGAACCGGGGTGCAGGTATAGTGGAGAGATAGAAGTGGCTGACATATCCCTGCCACGACAGCTTTTAAATAGTCATACTTTAAATCGGGAATTAATAACTAAAGAATGGGTTAAGAGCAAGCTTTCAAAACGGGACCATAATACCCATAAAGGCACTTATGGTCACGTTCTAGTATTAGGAGGCTCACCTGGGATGACAGGTGCCGTTTATTTGGCAGCCACAGGAGCCTTAAGGGCTGGTGCCGGCCTTGTTACTGCGGCGGTACCCCGATCTCTAAATCCTATTCTTGAACAAAAGCTTACTGAGGTTATGACACGACCGCTGCCTGAGAGTGAAAAGGGCCTCCTTGGCAGAGATTCTCTGGAACCTATTTTAGATGTGGCTGAAAAAGCAGATACTATAGTTATAGGTCCTGGAATGGGTGTTTCTGCTGAAGGGGAAACATTATTAAAGGAGCTATTGCCCCAATTAAAAATTCCTGTAATCCTGGATGCTGACGGTTTAAACCTTTTTAATAAAATAATAAGGGACAAAAAGGAATTTTTTAAGCAAGTACAAACAGGTATGATTTTCACACCCCACCCAGGTGAAATGGCCAGACTATGCAAATTAGACAGCCAGGAGGTACAAAAAGACCGCCTCTCAATTGCAGAGGGTTATGCCAAAGAGTGGGGCGTCACCCTTGTACTCAAGGGCTCTAAAACCATTATTGCCTCGCCAAGGGGTAGAACCTATCTAAACATTAATGGAAATCCAGGTATGGCCACAGGTGGTTCTGGGGATGTTCTGGCAGGTATAATAGGAGCACTTCTAGCCCAGAAACTTGACATTGAAGCAGCGGCCTCTGTTGGTGTCTTTCTCCACGGATATGCAGGGGATAGGGCAGCAGAACAATTAGGTGAATACTCGTTGACGGCAATGGATATTATTGATTATCTCCCATGTGTATTAAGAGAATTAACTGAGGGTGAATAA
- the tsaE gene encoding tRNA (adenosine(37)-N6)-threonylcarbamoyltransferase complex ATPase subunit type 1 TsaE yields MMAFHVNNETQTLKLGQVIGQNMVPGMVICLKGDLGAGKTTLTRGIVKGAGIDSHVTSPTFTIINEYEGKYKLYHIDTYRIESLDEMIDLGVEDYLPAGDGVTVIEWPELIEDLLPEDRLILNIVPEGVHERKITVQIHGKSTSYEKLLQELKNHDSIGN; encoded by the coding sequence ATGATGGCTTTTCATGTTAATAATGAGACACAAACTTTAAAGCTGGGACAAGTTATTGGGCAAAACATGGTCCCAGGCATGGTAATTTGCCTCAAGGGTGATCTGGGTGCGGGAAAAACAACCCTGACCAGGGGAATTGTTAAGGGAGCCGGTATTGACAGCCATGTCACAAGTCCTACCTTTACAATTATCAATGAATATGAGGGTAAGTACAAGCTATATCATATTGATACTTATAGAATAGAAAGCCTGGATGAGATGATTGATCTGGGAGTTGAAGATTATCTTCCGGCAGGGGATGGAGTAACAGTAATTGAGTGGCCCGAGCTTATTGAGGATCTGCTCCCTGAAGATAGACTTATTTTAAATATTGTGCCTGAGGGAGTTCATGAAAGAAAGATTACAGTGCAAATACATGGGAAGAGCACTTCCTATGAAAAGCTTTTACAGGAGTTGAAAAACCATGATAGTATTGGGAATTGA
- a CDS encoding ribbon-helix-helix protein, CopG family has protein sequence MSRVKRIMISIPENLLKEVDGLANREKRNRSEFIREAMKLYISEQNKRNIREQMKKGYQEMAQINLCLAVENYEVENEAQEYYEEKLAECK, from the coding sequence TTGTCTCGTGTCAAAAGGATTATGATAAGTATACCAGAAAACCTATTAAAGGAAGTAGATGGATTAGCTAATAGAGAAAAAAGAAATCGCAGCGAATTCATTAGGGAAGCTATGAAGTTATATATATCTGAACAAAATAAAAGGAATATTAGGGAGCAGATGAAAAAGGGTTATCAGGAGATGGCCCAGATTAATCTATGTTTAGCTGTGGAAAATTACGAGGTAGAAAATGAAGCACAGGAATATTATGAAGAGAAACTAGCGGAGTGTAAATAG
- the acpS gene encoding holo-ACP synthase, whose protein sequence is MVKGIGTDIVSIVRIKSSIAKFKEKFQNKIFTMDEWNYCWNKKNPYPSLAARFAAKEAVLKALGTGKGKIKWLDIEIKLDPKGKPGINLSGLAAETARSQYISNFNLSLSHCSEYAVAFVVAE, encoded by the coding sequence GTGGTAAAGGGAATAGGTACCGATATTGTTAGTATAGTAAGGATTAAAAGCTCCATAGCAAAATTCAAGGAAAAGTTCCAAAATAAGATATTTACCATGGATGAATGGAATTACTGCTGGAACAAAAAGAATCCCTATCCTTCCCTGGCTGCACGTTTTGCCGCCAAGGAGGCAGTATTAAAAGCCTTAGGAACAGGCAAGGGTAAGATAAAGTGGTTGGATATTGAGATCAAATTAGATCCTAAAGGTAAACCTGGTATTAACCTGTCTGGGTTGGCTGCTGAGACAGCAAGATCCCAATATATTAGCAATTTTAATTTAAGCCTGTCACATTGCTCTGAATATGCGGTAGCCTTTGTTGTAGCCGAATAG
- a CDS encoding xanthine phosphoribosyltransferase gives MELLKAKILEEGHVLSANILKVDSFLNHQMDPVLMYKIGQEFAERFNGEKVTKVLTVEASGIAAALMTGLVLEVPVLFAKKKKPSTMSEAFFTGRIHSYTKNETVDIVVAKKYLKMEDRVLIIDDFLATGEAARGMIEIVHQAGCHLVGVGICIEKSFQEGGRQLRELGVRVETLVSINALNDGKIDFE, from the coding sequence ATGGAACTGCTAAAAGCAAAAATATTAGAAGAAGGTCATGTTTTATCGGCAAATATTTTAAAGGTAGATTCTTTTCTAAACCATCAAATGGATCCTGTTTTAATGTATAAAATTGGCCAGGAGTTTGCAGAAAGATTTAATGGCGAGAAAGTCACTAAGGTTTTAACTGTTGAAGCATCAGGTATTGCAGCAGCATTAATGACTGGTCTTGTATTGGAAGTGCCTGTCCTTTTTGCCAAGAAAAAAAAGCCTTCAACCATGAGTGAAGCCTTTTTTACCGGCCGAATACATTCCTATACCAAAAACGAAACTGTTGACATAGTTGTAGCTAAAAAGTATTTAAAGATGGAAGATAGAGTATTGATTATTGATGACTTTTTAGCTACAGGGGAAGCAGCCAGGGGTATGATTGAAATTGTCCATCAGGCAGGCTGTCATTTAGTTGGTGTTGGTATATGTATTGAAAAATCCTTCCAGGAAGGTGGAAGACAATTAAGGGAGCTAGGGGTGAGGGTTGAAACACTAGTAAGTATAAATGCATTGAATGATGGAAAAATTGACTTTGAATAG
- a CDS encoding type II toxin-antitoxin system PemK/MazF family toxin: MHVRRGDIFYAQLNPVVGSEQGGTRPVLIIQNDIGNQYSPTTIVLAITSQISKAKLPTHIEMPSSKSGLEKNSVILAEQIRTIDKSRLKHKVAYLDEEFMIKVDKALEISLGLTEI; this comes from the coding sequence ATGCATGTAAGAAGAGGAGATATTTTTTATGCCCAATTAAATCCAGTTGTTGGTTCTGAACAAGGGGGAACAAGACCTGTGCTTATCATTCAAAATGATATTGGAAACCAGTACAGTCCCACCACCATTGTTTTAGCAATCACTTCACAGATTTCCAAGGCAAAACTGCCAACTCACATTGAAATGCCAAGTAGTAAAAGTGGTCTTGAAAAAAACTCTGTTATCCTGGCAGAACAAATACGCACAATTGATAAAAGTCGATTAAAGCACAAGGTGGCTTATTTGGATGAGGAGTTTATGATTAAGGTGGATAAAGCTCTTGAAATAAGCTTGGGCTTAACGGAGATCTAA